The Vannielia litorea genomic interval TGAAAGGCATGATCGCTCGCGCCGATGCCAATGCGCAGGCCATCCACACGTTCTGCGAGAGCCGCGACTGGATCGCCAACCTCGCCACCGACCCTGCGACGCGCTCCAACACCAGCGTGTGCCTCAAGTTCACCGACGACCGGATCACCGACGGCGCCGCCTTCGCCAAGGCCGTCGCCAAGCGCCTGGGCGACGAGAACGTGGCGCTCGACGTGGGTGCCTACCGCGATGCCCCTCCGGGCCTGCGTATCTGGTGCGGTGGCACGGTTGAGACCTCCGACATCGAGGCGATGCTGCCTTGGCTCGAATGGGCCTTTGAAGCTGAAATCGCCGCGCTGACGGAAGCCGCCTGACCCTGCCCCGGGGTGCGCCATGACTGCGCACCCTGCGGGACACACAACACACTTAAGGTGCGCAGTTATCGAGCACCTTCCCCCCACATCCACACGACAGGACCAAACCAATGGCCCCCAAAGTTCTCGTCTCCGACAAGCTCTCGGAAACCGCCGTCCAGATCTTCCGCGACCGCGGCATTGAGGTCGATTTCATGCCCGAACTGGGCAAGGACAAGGAAAAGCTCGCCGAAGTGATCGGCCAGTATGACGGCCTCGCCATCCGCTCTGCCACCAAGGTGACAGCAAAGCTCCTGGAGCATGCCACGAACCTCAAGGTCGTCGGCCGCGCCGGGATCGGCACCGACAATGTCGACAAGGAAGCCGCCTCGAAGAAAGGCGTGATCGTGATGAACACGCCCTTCGGCAACATGATCACCACCGCCGAGCACGCCATCGCGCTGATGTTCGCCGTGGCCCGCCAACTGCCTGAAGCCTCGCAATCCACCCACGCCGGTAAGTGGGAGAAGAGTAAGTTCATGGGTGTCGAGCTGACCGGCAAGACCCTCGGTGTGATCGGCGCAGGCAACATCGGCGGCATCGTCTGCGACCGAGCCCGCGGGCTGCACATGAAGGTGCTGGCCTACGATCCGTTCCTGACGGAGGAGAAGGCCGACAAGATGGGCGTGCACAAGGTCGAGCTGGAAGAGCTGCTCGCCAAGGCCGATTTCATCACTCTGCACGTGCCGCTGACCGACCAGACCCGAAACATCCTCTCGGCCGAGAACCTCGCCAAGACCAAAAAGGGCGTGCGGATCATCAACTGCGCCCGCGGCGGGCTGGTCGATGAGGCCGCTCTGGCTGAGCTGTTGAAGTCGGGCCATGTGGCCGGTGCCGCCTTCGACGTGTTCGCCGAAGAACCTGCCACCGAGAACGTGCTGTTCAACCTGCCCAACGTGGTCTGCACCCCGCACCTTGGCGCCTCTACCTCGGAAGCGCAGGAGAACGTGGCCCTGCAAGTGGCCGAGCAGATGTCGAACTACCTGCTCGACGGCGCCGTGGAGAACGCACTGAACATGCCCTCGATGACCGCCGAAGAGGCCAAGGTCATGGGGCCGTGGGTCAAGCTCGCCGACCATCTCGGCAGCTTCATCGGCCAGATGACCGACGAGCCGATCAAGGCGATCAACATCCTCTACGATGGTGTCGTGTCCACCATGAACCTCCCCGCGCTGAACTGCTCGGTCGTGGCGGGAATCATGAAAAAGGCCAACCCGGATGTGAACCTTGTGAGCGCTCCGGTGATCGCCAAGGAACGCGGTGTTAAGATCTCCACCACCAGCCAAGACAAGGCCGGTGCGTTTGATGGCTACATCAAGGTGACAGTGGTGACCGACCTGCGCGAGCGTTCAATCGCGGGCACCGTCTTCTCCGATGGCAAGCCGCGGTTCATCCAGATCAAGGGCATCAACATCGACGCCGAGATCGGCGCGCATATGCTCTACACCACCAACAAAGACGTGCCCGGCATCATTGGCACCCTCGGGCAGACGCTTGGCACCAACGGTGTGAACATTGCCAACTTTACCCTTGGGCGTTCCTCGGTGGGTAAGGATGCCATCGCCCTGCTCTATGTGGATGACCGGGTGCCCGATGACGTGCTGAGAAAGCTCGCAGACACGGCGCTCTTCCAGTCGATTAAGCCGCTGCAGTTTGACGTGGCCTGACGGCCCTTCAGAACGACTTGAGGGGGCGGTGTCGAGTGGTTCGGTGCCGCCCCCTTCGTTTCCACCGCAGGCAATTTCTTGCGCGGGAGGTTGACCCATTCCGTCGCCGTGGTATCCCCCGCCCAAGGGCGATGCTGGCGCCCGGGCATCTTTAAAAGGTCGAAGCGGTATGCGCGTTTACGCGATTGGCGACATCCATGGTCACTTGGACAAGCTGAAAGCTGTCCACGCCCTCATCGAGGCCGACCGCACACGCACGGGCGACAGCGATGCGCTGGTGGTGCATGTCGGCGACCTCGTGGACAGGGGGCCGGATTCGGCTGGCGTGCTGGGTTACCTCGCCAAGGGCGTGGCGCAGGGCAAGCCCTGGGTGATCCTGAAGGGCAACCATGACCGGATGATGCGCCGCTTCCTCGAGCCGGACCGCCTGCGTGACCCGTCCCGCCCCGATCTGCACTGGCTGCAACCCAACATCGGCGGGCGCAGCACGCTGGAAAGCTACGGGATCGATACCGACCCAGCCCGCGGCAAGGAGGCGATCCACCGCGATGCCCGGGCCGCGGTGCCCGATGCCCACGTGACGCTGCTGGACGGCATGGCGATCCATCACATGATGCCGGGCCTGTTCTTTGTGCACGCGGGCGTTCGGCCAGGTGTGGGATTCGCGGATCAGGTCGAGGACGACCTTGTCTGGATCAGGGAGCCGTTTCTCTCTGACCCGCGCGATCACGGGCGATTGGTGGTGCATGGCCACAGCCCGGTGGCAGCCGCCACGCATTACGGCAACCGGCTGAATATCGACAGCGCGGCGGCCTATGGCGGGCCGCTCTCTGCGGTTGTGATCGAGGACGAAGGTCTCTCGGTTTCGCTGCTGACCGAGACCGGCCGCAGCCCGCTTGTTCCGGTTCACGCAGCAATCGGCTGATTGCCCCCATCCGAAATTTGGCCGCTCGTCCCTACGTTTGAGACGTCTCCAGTCGGCGGTAGCCCCTTCGCAAAGAGAAACCCCGGGCGCTTTCACGCCCGGGGCTGGTTCAAGACTGTCCCGGAAGGGGAGGTCAGCCTTTGGCGAACTCCGGATAGGCTTCCATGCCCAGCTCGGTGGTGTCGAGACCGGTGATCTCGTCTTCCTCGCTGACGCGGATGCCCATGATGGCCTTCAGGATGAACCAGATCACGCCGCTCACCACGAAGACAAAGATGCCCACGATCAGGATGGCTTTGATCTGTACACCGAGGGAGGCGTCACCGTTGGTGATGCACACGGCCAGGGTGCCCCAGATGCCGGCGAAGAGGTGCACCGGGATGGCGCCCACAACGTCGTCGATCTTCAGCTTGTCGAGGAACGGCACCGCGAAGACCACGATCACACCGCCCACGGCACCGATCAGGGTGGCCGCGCCGAGACCAGGGGTCAGCGGTTCAGCCGTGATCGACACGAGGCCGGCCAGAGCACCGTTGAGCACCATCGTCAGATCGACCTTCTTGTAGAGGATCTGGGTCAGGACCATCGCCGCGAGAGCACCACCGGCAGCCGCCGTGTTGGTGTTGGCGAAGATGCGGGAGATGTCAGCCACGTTGCCGGCAGTGTCCATGTAGAGCTGCGAGCCGCCGTTGAAGCCAAACCAGCCGAGCCACAGGATGAACGTACCCAGGGTGGCGAGGGTCAGGTTGGAACCGGGCATCGGATGCACGCGGCCGTCCTTGTACTTACCAAGACGCGGGCCAAGGATGAGCGCACCAGCAAGGGCTGCCCAGCCACCGGTGGAGTGCACCACGGTCGAACCGGCGAAGTCGAGGAAGTCGGTCACGCCCTCGGCGCCGGGCGCCAGGAAGCCGCCGCCCCATTTCCAGGAAGCCTGGATCGGGTAGATGAACGCGGTCAGCAGGATCACGAAGATCAGGAATGGCCACAGCTTGATGCGCTCGGCCAGGGTGCCCGAAACGATCGAAGCGGTGGTGGCACAGAACATCAGCTGGAAGAAGAAGTCGGAGCCGACGGAGGCATAGGTCAGGTCGGTTTCCGTTTCAGCCAGGCCAACGGCTTCAAGCACGGCAGGGCCGAAGGCACCGAGGTAGCCCTCGGAGATCCAGCCGTCGCCGGGATACATCAGGTTGTAGCCGACGAGGTAGTAGGCGAGCGAGGCGATAGAGAAGAGCGCCATGTTCTTGGTCAGCTGCATCGTCACGTTCTTCTGGCGCACGAGGCCGGCCTCGAGCATCGAGAAGCCCGCGGCCATCCAGAACACCAGGAAGCCGGTGACGAGGAACATGAAGGTGGTGAAGATATAGCCGATTTCGCCATTGGGCGGCGTCATGTCGGCTTCGGCCTCCTGCGCGAAGCCCATGGCGGGCAGCGCAATCGCTGCCGTCAGGGCCGCGGCGGCCGGGATGTATTTGCGGAATTGCATCTTGTCAGAGTCCCCTATCTGTCCGCGCTCAAAGCGCTTCGTCGTTGGTTTCGCCGGTGCGGACGCGCACGGCCTGGTTCACATCCAGGACGAAGATCTTGCCGTCGCCGATCTTGTCGGTCTTCGCGGTGGTCTGGATCGTCTCTACCACCTGGTCGGCCATGGCGGCGGAGACCACGATCTCCAGCTTGACCTTGGGCACGAAGTTCACGGCATATTCGGCGCCGCGGTAGATTTCGGTGTGGCCGGACTGAGAGCCGAAGCCCTTGATCTCGGTCACCATCATTCCGCGCACGCCGATGGCGGTCAGCGCCTCGCGGACCTCCTCCAGCTTGAACGGCTTGATAGCTGCAATGATGAGTTTCACGTTTGTCCCCTTCCTTTGTGCCAGGCGCAGCCCTGGCGGGTTCACGGCCACAGTCACAGCCTGCCTGCCCGTTGGCATCAAGCGAGGGCGCACTGTTGCGCCTGCGGATTCAGCAGGCGATTGCACAATTTTTGCACAAATTAATCTCTTTGCTCAAAAAGTAGGCGGCATGAAAAATCGGCGATGTCGCGCGGTCTTGTCTCCCCTTTTCGAGTCCCCACCTCTATGCTGCGCGGAAAAATGCGAGCGAGGCACGCATGAGCGGTAACGGACGAAAGAAGACGCCCCTGGTGGCGGAGAAGCGCTATTCCGGCGCGACGCCCGCCAAAACGGCGGCACCCAAGAAGGCCAAGGCCCCCAAGAAGAAACGCGCGCCGCGCGCCAAGCGGCCCGCGCCAAAGGGCGTGCTGGGCTGGGTTGCGCGGATCACCCGCTTTTTCATGCGGGTCATCTGGGGTGTCACGTGGCGCATGGGGGTGGTCGTGGGCCTCATCGTGGCCGGCGCCGTGGGCTACTTTTACACCACCCTGCCTGAAGATGTGACGGCCCTGCTCGACGCCCGCACGCGCGGGTCGGTGACCATGCTCGACCGGGACGGCAAGGTGTATGCTTGGCGCGGTGAGACCTATGGCGGCCCGATCCGCGTAGAGAATGTGTCGCCACATCTGAAGAACGCCGTGGTCGCGACCGAGGACAAACGGTTCTACCGCCACTTCGGCGTCAGCCCGCGCGGCATTGCCTCCGCGATCAGGATCAACCTCTCCGAGGGGCGCGGCCCCCTCTCCGGCCATGGCGGCTCCACGCTCACGCAGCAGACGGCAAAGCTGCTTTGCCTCGGCATCCCCTATGACGAGGGGGCGTGGGAGAGCGAGGCCGCCTATGAGGCCGACTGCCGCGAGACCACCCTGTGGCGCAAGGTCAAGGAGATGATCTACTCCATGGCGCTGGAGACCCGCTACACCAAGGACGAGGTGCTGGCGATCTACCTCAACCGCGCCTATCTCGGCGCCTCGTCGCGCGGGTTCGCCGCCGCCTCGCAGCGCTATTTCGGGATTGCCGCGAAAGACCTGAACCCGGCCCAGGCGGCCATGCTGGCAGGCCTGCTCGTGGCCCCCACTCGCTATGCCCCGACCTCCGACCTGGAGCGCAGCCAGGCCCGCGCGGCTACCGTGCTGAAGCTGATGCAGGAGCAGGGCTACATCTCGATGGCCGAGCGCGAGGAGTTCACCAACAACCCTGCCACCCTCAGCGAGGCCGCACAGGCCCGCGCGGGCGGCTACTTCGCCGACTGGGTGATGGATACCGGGCCGGACTTTCTGACCAAGGACACCACCGAGGACGTGGTTCTGAAAACCACCCTCGACCAGCGCATCCAGCGGGCCGCCGAGGAGGCGATGAAGGAGATCTTCGCCACCAAGGTCAGGGAGGGCTCCGCCGCTCAGGCTGCCGTGGTGGTGATGAGCGCCGACGGTGCCGTGCGCGCGATGGTTGGCGGCCGGCAGACCAAGGTGACCGGCGCCTTCAACCGCGCGACCATGGCGAAGCGCCAGACCGGCTCCAGCTTCAAACCTTTCGTTTATGCCGCCGCGCTGGACCTTGGCTACACGCCAAATGCGACCGTTGTGGATGAGCCGATCACCATCAACGTGCCCGGCTCGGGCGCCTACAGCCCCAAGAACTACGATCGCAAGTTTCATGGACGGGTCACGCTGACCGAGGCGCTTGCCCACAGCTATAACATCCCCGCCGTAAAGGTTTCGGAGGCTGTCGGGCGCGAGAACGTGCGCAACATCGCAGAAGACTTCGGAATTGAAAGCGACCTTGCTGCTGGCCCGGCTCTGGCGCTCGGGGCTTCGGAGTCCTCACTGCTGGAGATGGCGGGGGCCTATGCGGGCATCCTGAACGGCGGCACCTCGGTCACGCCCTACGGCATTCTAGAGCTGCGCCTGAAGGGCGATGACGAGCCGCTCATGGGCCAGGGCGGCGGGCTCGGCGAGCGGGTGATCACCGAAGAGGCGGCGCGCTACCTCGTCTACATGATGACCCAGACCATCGAGCAGGGCACCGGCCGCCGCGCCAACATTGGCCGCCCGGCAGCGGGCAAGACGGGCACCACCAACTCTGCGCGCGATGCGTGGTTCCTCGGCTTCACCGCCGACTACGTGGTGGGCGTGTGGATGGGCTACGATGACAACACGCCGCTCACCGGCGTCACCGGCGGCGGCTTGCCCGCCGATATCTGGCGCGAGGTGATGGTGCGTGTGAACGAGGGGCTGCCGGTGCATGAGTTGCCCATGCTCATCCCCCAACGCGCCCAGCCACAGGTCAGCCAGACCCAGCCGCCGCCCGAGCAGACGGCGCGGGAACAGACCGAAGCCGAGAGCCGCGCGGCCGAGCGTGCCCGCAGGCAGGCGGAGCGCGAGGCGCAGCGGCAACAACGCCAGCAGCGGCGCCGTCAGAACGGCGATGTGGCGGAGCGGATTCTGGAGGATGTGCTCTGCGGCCTGCTGGGCTGCCGCTGACCGATCAGTCGGTGGCTGTGGCGGCCTCGGCAGGCGGGGCCGCTGGCGCCGCCTCGGCCTCCGCGGTTTCCGATAGCACCGGGCACCGCTCGTAGCGGAAGGCATAGCCGTTCCACGCCAAAATCAGCCCGCCCTCGGCACCCTCCATGAAGAGCGCGCGCTCGGTCCATTGAAAGTTGGGATTGGCGCCCTCGCACTCCATGTCGAAGAGCTGGGCGTTCATGTCGCGCACGTTGACTGGGTTGAGCATCTTGCAGGTGCCGCTGAGGCCGTGAAACACGCCATCCTCGATCCGCAGAAAGCCCTCGGCCCCGTCACCAGCCTCGCAATCGGCCTCCGGACTGGCGCGATACCTGCCCTCGACCTCCAGCGCCATTGCAGGGGTCGCGGCACAGGCAAGCGCCAGGCCCAGAAGGCG includes:
- a CDS encoding transglycosylase domain-containing protein; translated protein: MSGNGRKKTPLVAEKRYSGATPAKTAAPKKAKAPKKKRAPRAKRPAPKGVLGWVARITRFFMRVIWGVTWRMGVVVGLIVAGAVGYFYTTLPEDVTALLDARTRGSVTMLDRDGKVYAWRGETYGGPIRVENVSPHLKNAVVATEDKRFYRHFGVSPRGIASAIRINLSEGRGPLSGHGGSTLTQQTAKLLCLGIPYDEGAWESEAAYEADCRETTLWRKVKEMIYSMALETRYTKDEVLAIYLNRAYLGASSRGFAAASQRYFGIAAKDLNPAQAAMLAGLLVAPTRYAPTSDLERSQARAATVLKLMQEQGYISMAEREEFTNNPATLSEAAQARAGGYFADWVMDTGPDFLTKDTTEDVVLKTTLDQRIQRAAEEAMKEIFATKVREGSAAQAAVVVMSADGAVRAMVGGRQTKVTGAFNRATMAKRQTGSSFKPFVYAAALDLGYTPNATVVDEPITINVPGSGAYSPKNYDRKFHGRVTLTEALAHSYNIPAVKVSEAVGRENVRNIAEDFGIESDLAAGPALALGASESSLLEMAGAYAGILNGGTSVTPYGILELRLKGDDEPLMGQGGGLGERVITEEAARYLVYMMTQTIEQGTGRRANIGRPAAGKTGTTNSARDAWFLGFTADYVVGVWMGYDDNTPLTGVTGGGLPADIWREVMVRVNEGLPVHELPMLIPQRAQPQVSQTQPPPEQTAREQTEAESRAAERARRQAEREAQRQQRQQRRRQNGDVAERILEDVLCGLLGCR
- a CDS encoding metallophosphoesterase produces the protein MRVYAIGDIHGHLDKLKAVHALIEADRTRTGDSDALVVHVGDLVDRGPDSAGVLGYLAKGVAQGKPWVILKGNHDRMMRRFLEPDRLRDPSRPDLHWLQPNIGGRSTLESYGIDTDPARGKEAIHRDARAAVPDAHVTLLDGMAIHHMMPGLFFVHAGVRPGVGFADQVEDDLVWIREPFLSDPRDHGRLVVHGHSPVAAATHYGNRLNIDSAAAYGGPLSAVVIEDEGLSVSLLTETGRSPLVPVHAAIG
- the serA gene encoding phosphoglycerate dehydrogenase, which translates into the protein MAPKVLVSDKLSETAVQIFRDRGIEVDFMPELGKDKEKLAEVIGQYDGLAIRSATKVTAKLLEHATNLKVVGRAGIGTDNVDKEAASKKGVIVMNTPFGNMITTAEHAIALMFAVARQLPEASQSTHAGKWEKSKFMGVELTGKTLGVIGAGNIGGIVCDRARGLHMKVLAYDPFLTEEKADKMGVHKVELEELLAKADFITLHVPLTDQTRNILSAENLAKTKKGVRIINCARGGLVDEAALAELLKSGHVAGAAFDVFAEEPATENVLFNLPNVVCTPHLGASTSEAQENVALQVAEQMSNYLLDGAVENALNMPSMTAEEAKVMGPWVKLADHLGSFIGQMTDEPIKAINILYDGVVSTMNLPALNCSVVAGIMKKANPDVNLVSAPVIAKERGVKISTTSQDKAGAFDGYIKVTVVTDLRERSIAGTVFSDGKPRFIQIKGINIDAEIGAHMLYTTNKDVPGIIGTLGQTLGTNGVNIANFTLGRSSVGKDAIALLYVDDRVPDDVLRKLADTALFQSIKPLQFDVA
- a CDS encoding P-II family nitrogen regulator is translated as MKLIIAAIKPFKLEEVREALTAIGVRGMMVTEIKGFGSQSGHTEIYRGAEYAVNFVPKVKLEIVVSAAMADQVVETIQTTAKTDKIGDGKIFVLDVNQAVRVRTGETNDEAL
- a CDS encoding ammonium transporter, translated to MQFRKYIPAAAALTAAIALPAMGFAQEAEADMTPPNGEIGYIFTTFMFLVTGFLVFWMAAGFSMLEAGLVRQKNVTMQLTKNMALFSIASLAYYLVGYNLMYPGDGWISEGYLGAFGPAVLEAVGLAETETDLTYASVGSDFFFQLMFCATTASIVSGTLAERIKLWPFLIFVILLTAFIYPIQASWKWGGGFLAPGAEGVTDFLDFAGSTVVHSTGGWAALAGALILGPRLGKYKDGRVHPMPGSNLTLATLGTFILWLGWFGFNGGSQLYMDTAGNVADISRIFANTNTAAAGGALAAMVLTQILYKKVDLTMVLNGALAGLVSITAEPLTPGLGAATLIGAVGGVIVVFAVPFLDKLKIDDVVGAIPVHLFAGIWGTLAVCITNGDASLGVQIKAILIVGIFVFVVSGVIWFILKAIMGIRVSEEDEITGLDTTELGMEAYPEFAKG